AAACATCGTTGGTTCGAGAGGGACCGCTAGGGCATGGGCCTTTTCGTCCGTCTCGCTGCGGTAGCCGTCACGGTCGGATTGTTCGGAACGGCTGCCTTTTCCGCCCCTATGACCGTGGCGATAGGGGATTTCAACGCGAGGGGAGCCAGCTACTCCGTAGGTCAGTCGGTGGTGGAGATGCTCTACTCCAGGCTGGCCGGTAACAGGGCCTTTCGATTGGTTGAGAGGGGCCAGCTGGATCAGGTGGCCAGGCAGCAGAAAATCGCCATGTCCGGAATGGTGAGCCAGGAGAGCGCGGTCGAGATCGGTCGGATCGTAGGGGCCAAGTACTACGTGCAGGGGGCCGTGAGCCACTTCGGGGTGCTCACCATACTGATGGCCAGACTGATGGACGTCGAGCGCCGTACTGTCGTGGCTGCCTATCAGTCCATGACCGACGAGGGAGAAAAGGGCGTGACCCTGGCGGTTCGCACCCTCGCCGCCGACGTGCTGTCCTCCCTTACGGGACCGGCCCCTACCGGAAGCGCCATGGACGACTACAGAAGCTATCTGTACGAGGCGATGGCTTTCTACAACCAGGGGGACTACGGTCGGTCCATAAGGTACTGGGACAAGATGGTGGAGATGAGTCCCAAGAATCCGACGCTGCGTTTTATAGTGGCGGCGATGTACTACAGCCGCGAGAGATTTAGAGACGCCGAACTGTCGGCGAAGGAGGCGGTCGCCTTCGATCCCGGTTTCGCCGAGGCCTGGCTGTTGGCGGGGAAGAGCCTCTTCATGAGGGGGAAGGACTACGAGGCCACCGATTATCTGGAGAAGGCGGTAGACCTCCGGCCGGAGTTGGCCGAACCCTATTTTCTCATAGGCCAGGCATACAAGAACAGAGGTCGCCTGGAGGACGCCATGGAGTATTTTTCCATCGCAATAGGCAAGGATCCCGGCTATCAGGGGGCCTACGTCGCCATGGGACAGATGCTGCTCGAGGCGGCCCAGCTGGACCTGGCCCGCAAGGTCCTGGCCAGGGCGGTGGAGCTGGACGGTACCGATCCGGGGGCCCGTTTTCTGCTGGGAACTACCATGGCTCTGGATGGAGACGATAAAGGGGCCCGGGGCCAGTTGGAGACCCTGAGAGGTCTGGACCGGGGGCTGGCGGAAAAACTGGAGGAACTTCTGAGATGAGTGGATACGGAGAGGGGAGATCGATATGAGGAGGATGTTTTCGGTAATTTTGGCTACGTTGTCGGTGCTGTTCATAGTAAGCTGCGCATTCGGCTGAAACGGGGGAGGCTCCTCCGGTGGGGAGGGCGGAACCTCGGCTTCGGCCGCAGCCACCAAGAGAGTCATGGC
This is a stretch of genomic DNA from Dethiosulfovibrio faecalis. It encodes these proteins:
- a CDS encoding tetratricopeptide repeat protein — encoded protein: MGLFVRLAAVAVTVGLFGTAAFSAPMTVAIGDFNARGASYSVGQSVVEMLYSRLAGNRAFRLVERGQLDQVARQQKIAMSGMVSQESAVEIGRIVGAKYYVQGAVSHFGVLTILMARLMDVERRTVVAAYQSMTDEGEKGVTLAVRTLAADVLSSLTGPAPTGSAMDDYRSYLYEAMAFYNQGDYGRSIRYWDKMVEMSPKNPTLRFIVAAMYYSRERFRDAELSAKEAVAFDPGFAEAWLLAGKSLFMRGKDYEATDYLEKAVDLRPELAEPYFLIGQAYKNRGRLEDAMEYFSIAIGKDPGYQGAYVAMGQMLLEAAQLDLARKVLARAVELDGTDPGARFLLGTTMALDGDDKGARGQLETLRGLDRGLAEKLEELLR